The candidate division WOR-3 bacterium genome includes a window with the following:
- a CDS encoding 2-hydroxyacyl-CoA dehydratase codes for MRKLDYYDPEPARITFDEWDDLFQKIPDELIEKFHYFAPNQEAWSKYLFPPQVFAIYGARHLRRLKFDNSLAALRMWGFVQNEIERLFRARQIGKKVVAVMGDLGPLAVIVDSVGAKPGSDKDDRECVAFYPDCWWWTPFAMESKVLLEKAAELGIGDATCFSRAALGAFAKHSYFPDPDLVIAATGASCDDYSGVESLVAKMVPEVIWVETPPRCVESKARERVELMLVEEYQRVIEKLEGLTGVKVTEEMLQQGVRRANHLRRLTQRFKELAYGYGVFPALETMVVEFGCLHGYSDFAEWTAIVEHLVETATVRLQQGKTVLAGDSLRIGWVTPPADPLLLCYVEDQGARVVATEYVINQALSLIDETVPPLLGIARSLLNASLIGSSRERAAMFVRAAQQWQAEGVIVSGILGGSHCAMESRLIGDYIKQKLDIPILEFDVAPPNKAIDRQTQTRIDAFLELVRSRR; via the coding sequence ATGAGGAAACTGGATTATTACGACCCGGAACCGGCGCGGATTACATTTGATGAGTGGGACGATTTGTTTCAGAAAATCCCGGACGAGTTGATTGAAAAATTTCACTACTTTGCACCCAATCAGGAGGCATGGTCAAAATACCTTTTCCCCCCGCAGGTCTTTGCCATCTACGGAGCAAGGCATCTGCGCCGTCTGAAGTTTGACAACTCGCTTGCCGCATTGCGAATGTGGGGTTTTGTCCAGAATGAGATTGAACGGCTGTTTCGTGCCCGACAGATTGGGAAAAAGGTTGTGGCGGTGATGGGCGATTTAGGACCACTAGCGGTGATTGTGGATTCGGTGGGGGCAAAGCCGGGTTCGGATAAAGACGATAGGGAGTGTGTGGCGTTTTATCCGGACTGCTGGTGGTGGACCCCTTTTGCGATGGAGAGTAAGGTGTTACTGGAAAAGGCGGCAGAGTTAGGTATCGGCGATGCCACCTGTTTTTCCCGGGCGGCACTGGGCGCCTTTGCCAAGCACAGTTACTTTCCGGACCCGGATTTGGTGATTGCGGCAACCGGTGCATCGTGCGACGACTATTCTGGGGTGGAGAGCCTGGTGGCAAAGATGGTGCCCGAGGTTATTTGGGTGGAAACACCACCCCGCTGCGTTGAATCCAAGGCAAGGGAAAGGGTTGAGTTGATGCTGGTTGAGGAGTATCAACGGGTGATTGAAAAACTTGAGGGGCTGACCGGTGTCAAGGTGACCGAGGAGATGTTGCAACAGGGGGTGCGACGGGCAAATCATTTGCGTCGTCTTACCCAGCGGTTTAAGGAACTGGCTTACGGTTATGGTGTGTTCCCGGCGCTGGAAACGATGGTTGTGGAGTTTGGCTGTCTGCACGGCTACTCCGATTTTGCGGAGTGGACCGCGATTGTCGAGCATCTGGTAGAGACCGCCACAGTGCGATTGCAGCAGGGTAAAACGGTGCTGGCGGGTGACAGTTTGCGGATTGGCTGGGTGACACCACCCGCCGACCCGTTGCTTTTGTGTTATGTTGAAGACCAGGGAGCACGGGTTGTCGCGACCGAATATGTGATTAATCAGGCATTGAGTTTGATTGATGAGACGGTACCGCCCCTTTTAGGTATCGCCCGGTCCCTGCTCAACGCTTCTTTGATTGGTTCGTCAAGAGAAAGGGCGGCGATGTTTGTCCGGGCAGCGCAGCAATGGCAAGCCGAAGGTGTGATTGTTTCCGGAATTTTAGGTGGTTCGCACTGCGCGATGGAGTCGCGATTGATTGGTGATTATATTAAACAGAAACTGGACATTCCGATTCTGGAGTTTGATGTTGCGCCGCCGAATAAGGCGATTGACCGTCAAACCCAGACCAGGATTGACGCATTTCTGGAACTGGTGCGGAGCCGGCGATGA
- a CDS encoding 2-hydroxyacyl-CoA dehydratase → MALLERKRLEGLRAERLEELKSLKAQGKKVVGYFCLYAPVEIIQAAGAVPVRLARADYQSELEGERFLRADACPFCKASLGKFAHDPLYQLIDAVVSVNTCDMMRRLPESITANFSLPVFSLYLPRTSEPFPNRLSAFQAGLVDLKEWLGSLTGQEWQNERLKEAINEMNQLRRKLQELDQSRAEKPPKIRGGELFDIVALATLLPPRRMLNLLNELLSMVWAAPGTVDKNRVRLLLTGSILSEEDRTLIEIVEEGADIVADTVCTGSRWFHEELKVEEEPFAGLARFYFNRTPCACRRPNNALFDYIREQVQERKVQGIVNKSLLYCDAYRFEGKWLRQEIGIPVLEVDGDYSQENLQQLRTRIEAFLEMLR, encoded by the coding sequence ATGGCACTCTTAGAAAGAAAACGGCTGGAAGGTTTGCGCGCGGAACGGCTTGAGGAACTGAAGAGTTTGAAGGCGCAGGGGAAAAAGGTGGTGGGTTACTTCTGCCTTTATGCGCCGGTGGAAATTATCCAGGCGGCGGGCGCGGTTCCGGTGCGGCTGGCGCGTGCCGATTATCAGAGTGAACTGGAAGGCGAGCGGTTTCTGCGGGCGGATGCCTGTCCGTTTTGTAAGGCGAGTCTGGGGAAGTTTGCCCACGACCCGTTGTATCAACTAATTGACGCTGTGGTCAGTGTCAATACCTGTGATATGATGCGCCGGTTGCCGGAGTCGATAACGGCAAACTTTTCGTTGCCGGTGTTTTCGCTTTATCTGCCGCGCACCAGTGAACCGTTTCCCAATCGGTTGAGTGCGTTTCAAGCCGGATTGGTGGACTTGAAGGAGTGGTTGGGCAGTTTGACCGGTCAGGAGTGGCAAAACGAGCGGCTGAAAGAAGCGATTAATGAGATGAACCAGTTGCGGCGCAAACTTCAGGAACTGGACCAGAGCCGGGCGGAAAAACCGCCGAAAATTCGGGGCGGTGAACTGTTTGATATCGTAGCACTGGCAACACTGCTACCACCCAGAAGGATGCTAAATTTGCTGAATGAGTTGTTATCAATGGTTTGGGCGGCGCCAGGAACGGTGGACAAGAATCGGGTCCGGCTGCTGTTGACCGGTAGTATCTTATCAGAAGAGGACCGGACACTAATCGAAATTGTTGAAGAAGGAGCGGATATTGTTGCGGATACGGTATGTACCGGTAGTAGATGGTTTCACGAGGAGTTAAAGGTTGAAGAGGAGCCGTTTGCCGGGCTTGCCCGCTTTTATTTTAATCGAACACCGTGCGCCTGCCGCAGGCCCAACAATGCGCTTTTTGATTACATCAGAGAGCAGGTACAGGAGCGAAAGGTTCAGGGGATTGTCAACAAGAGTTTGCTTTACTGCGACGCCTATCGTTTTGAGGGAAAATGGCTGCGCCAGGAGATTGGCATTCCGGTGCTGGAGGTTGATGGCGACTATTCCCAGGAGAACCTCCAGCAGTTGCGCACCCGGATTGAGGCGTTTCTTGAGATGTTGCGATGA